A genomic segment from Geitlerinema sp. PCC 7407 encodes:
- a CDS encoding DUF3318 domain-containing protein — MNPEPEIRRLLDLMPASSRMSTKIVSKPTQPQLISSPFPLPWTQDRRVQINFELWSRLPRPQRDLLLLHQVSWLGLIRWFKPDLYQGLAAAGIAGAAFEVFQADAVGVLMAGTMTAIAGLQIWRTSRSSRLEIEADEVALRVAVRRGYDEPDAARHLLAAIESVVAIEGRSGLDFTELIRSQNLRVRAGLSAMEVPETIRQSSD; from the coding sequence ATCAATCCCGAACCCGAAATTCGCCGCCTGCTGGACTTGATGCCCGCTTCCAGCCGCATGAGCACCAAGATCGTCAGCAAACCCACCCAGCCGCAGCTGATCAGCAGCCCGTTTCCGCTGCCGTGGACCCAAGACCGCCGGGTCCAGATCAACTTCGAGCTGTGGAGCCGCCTGCCGCGCCCCCAGCGGGACCTGCTGCTGCTCCATCAGGTGAGCTGGCTGGGCCTGATTCGCTGGTTCAAGCCGGATCTGTACCAGGGGCTGGCGGCGGCAGGAATCGCGGGGGCGGCCTTTGAGGTTTTTCAGGCAGATGCGGTGGGGGTGCTGATGGCGGGCACGATGACGGCGATCGCCGGTCTGCAAATTTGGCGGACCAGCCGCAGCTCTCGCCTAGAAATCGAGGCGGACGAGGTGGCCCTGCGGGTCGCCGTCCGGCGGGGCTACGACGAGCCTGACGCGGCGCGTCACCTGCTGGCGGCCATTGAGTCAGTAGTGGCCATCGAAGGGCGATCGGGCCTGGACTTCACGGAGCTGATTCGCAGCCAAAATCTGCGAGTGCGGGCTGGCCTTTCCGCGATGGAGGTTCCAGAGACGATCCGCCAAAGCTCCGACTAG
- a CDS encoding alpha/beta fold hydrolase produces MQATIASVPGQQWQWRGHSIHYVRAGDRHPQRPPLLLVHGFGASTDHWRKNIHELSQDFEVWAVDLLGFGRSAKPNLAYSGDLWRDQLHDFIDEVIGQPAILAGNSLGGYACLCVAAQRSPSARGVVLLNSAGPFSEPEPAPQPSPFRLAIQKLTRNVLLHPWVSYWLFQYTRRRSVIRKTLEKVYLDPSAVTDQLVEDIYRPSCDPGAAEVFAAVFKTPQGEKVDTLLKQMDCPLLMLWGEGDPWMRARDRGAKFRQHYPELTEHYLQAGHCPHDEVPDQVNALIRDWVLTLG; encoded by the coding sequence ATGCAGGCAACGATCGCTTCGGTTCCCGGTCAGCAATGGCAATGGCGCGGCCACTCGATTCACTACGTGCGGGCAGGCGATCGCCATCCTCAGCGGCCGCCGCTGCTGCTGGTTCACGGCTTTGGCGCCTCCACCGACCACTGGCGCAAGAATATTCACGAGCTAAGCCAAGACTTCGAGGTTTGGGCCGTCGACCTATTGGGGTTTGGCCGCTCAGCCAAGCCGAACCTGGCCTACAGCGGCGACCTGTGGCGGGATCAGCTGCACGACTTCATTGACGAAGTGATCGGCCAACCGGCGATTTTGGCGGGCAACTCCCTGGGCGGGTATGCCTGTTTGTGCGTGGCGGCCCAGCGATCGCCGTCAGCCCGTGGCGTTGTGCTGCTCAACAGCGCCGGTCCCTTCAGCGAGCCGGAGCCCGCGCCCCAGCCCAGCCCCTTCCGCCTGGCCATCCAGAAACTCACCCGCAACGTCCTGCTGCACCCCTGGGTCAGCTACTGGCTGTTTCAGTACACGCGGCGGCGATCGGTCATTCGCAAAACGCTGGAAAAGGTTTACTTGGATCCCAGCGCCGTGACGGACCAGCTGGTTGAGGATATCTATCGGCCCTCCTGCGATCCGGGCGCGGCGGAGGTGTTTGCGGCGGTGTTCAAAACGCCCCAGGGCGAAAAAGTCGATACGCTGCTCAAACAAATGGACTGCCCGCTGCTGATGCTGTGGGGAGAAGGCGACCCCTGGATGCGGGCGCGCGATCGCGGCGCTAAGTTTCGCCAGCACTACCCCGAACTGACGGAGCACTACCTGCAAGCAGGCCACTGTCCCCACGACGAGGTGCCAGACCAGGTGAATGCGCTAATTCGAGACTGGGTTCTCACCCTTGGCTAG
- a CDS encoding cation diffusion facilitator family transporter — protein MLKSDHPFEIALQQHDASGACAHCHRAAVENATPQKIRLLLTVLGLVLLFAGVECAVGFFSHSLALQAEAGHMVADGLALGLALGAAWLTRRAALGTASRQLETIAALANGLGLVAIALGVGWEAVERLQSPPSEILSVPMMVTAGFGLGINSLNAALLHDSSHQDLNLRGAFLHVIADAVSSVGVIVAAIAVWALDWLWADGAVSLLVSVLILVGAVPLIRESSAALLSEWRSPRPGLHGSAGSCSQGTDRGGETS, from the coding sequence GTGTTGAAAAGCGATCATCCCTTCGAGATAGCGCTCCAGCAGCATGATGCTAGCGGTGCCTGTGCCCACTGCCATCGCGCTGCGGTGGAGAATGCCACCCCCCAAAAAATTCGGCTCCTGCTAACGGTTCTGGGGCTGGTGCTGCTCTTTGCGGGCGTGGAGTGCGCCGTGGGCTTTTTTAGCCACAGTTTGGCGCTGCAAGCGGAGGCGGGCCACATGGTGGCCGATGGCTTGGCCCTGGGGCTGGCCTTGGGGGCGGCCTGGCTGACTCGGCGAGCTGCGCTGGGAACCGCGTCGCGCCAGCTGGAGACCATTGCGGCCTTGGCCAATGGCCTGGGACTGGTGGCGATCGCCCTGGGGGTGGGCTGGGAAGCGGTGGAGCGGCTCCAATCCCCGCCCAGCGAAATCCTGAGCGTGCCCATGATGGTGACGGCGGGATTTGGCCTGGGCATCAACAGCCTCAATGCTGCCCTGCTTCACGACAGCAGCCACCAGGATTTGAATCTTCGCGGGGCCTTTTTGCACGTGATTGCCGACGCCGTGAGCTCCGTGGGCGTGATTGTGGCGGCGATCGCGGTTTGGGCGCTGGACTGGCTGTGGGCCGATGGCGCGGTCAGCCTGCTGGTGTCCGTTTTGATTTTGGTGGGGGCAGTGCCCCTGATTCGCGAGAGCAGCGCCGCGCTCCTCAGCGAGTGGCGATCGCCACGACCCGGTCTGCATGGGTCGGCTGGTAGCTGCTCGCAGGGTACTGATCGAGGTGGCGAAACAAGTTGA
- a CDS encoding UbiD family decarboxylase: MPRDLRGFIELLEQRGQLRRIKTLVDPDLEIAEIANRMLQAGGPALLFENVKGSTQPVLVNLLGTVERVCWALNMDKPEDLEGLGKKLALLYQPRPPKKLSQAIDLGKALFDVLKAKPDRDLFPVCQQVVLKGDQVDLTQLPLLRVYPGDANKVVTLGLMITKDCETGIPNVGVYRLQLQSQNSMTVQWLSIRGATRHLRKAAERGQKLEVAIALGVDPLIILAAATPLPLDLSEWLFAGIYGGTGVHLAKCKTLNLEVPADAEMILEGTITPGETAVDGPAGDHMGFYGGVNEAAPLIRFHCVTHRKDPIYLTTFSGRPPKEDAMMALALNRIYTPILRQQVPEIVDFFLPMETLSYKAAVISIDKSYPGQARRAALAFWSALPQFNYTKFVVVVDKDINIRDPRQVVWSIASKVDPARDVFILPDTPFDSLDFATEKAGLGGRMGIDATTKVYPETDRVWNEPLESDPETAALVERRWAEYGLADLSLGEVDPNLFGYDIR; this comes from the coding sequence ATGCCGAGAGACCTGCGGGGATTCATCGAACTGCTGGAACAGCGCGGACAACTGCGACGGATCAAAACCCTGGTTGATCCCGATTTAGAGATCGCCGAGATTGCCAACCGAATGCTCCAGGCCGGTGGTCCCGCCCTGCTGTTTGAAAACGTCAAGGGCTCAACCCAGCCGGTCCTCGTCAATCTCCTGGGCACCGTCGAGCGCGTCTGCTGGGCTCTCAACATGGACAAGCCCGAAGACCTCGAAGGCCTCGGCAAAAAACTCGCCCTGCTCTACCAGCCCCGCCCCCCCAAAAAGCTCTCCCAGGCCATCGACCTTGGCAAGGCCCTCTTTGATGTCCTCAAGGCCAAACCCGATCGCGACCTGTTTCCGGTCTGCCAGCAAGTGGTGCTCAAAGGCGACCAGGTCGATCTCACCCAGCTGCCGCTGCTGCGGGTCTACCCCGGCGACGCCAACAAAGTCGTCACCCTGGGCCTGATGATCACCAAGGACTGCGAGACCGGCATCCCCAACGTGGGCGTCTACCGGCTCCAGCTCCAGTCCCAGAACTCCATGACCGTGCAGTGGTTGTCGATCCGGGGCGCGACGCGGCACCTGCGCAAGGCCGCCGAGCGGGGCCAAAAGCTGGAGGTGGCGATCGCCCTGGGCGTCGATCCCCTGATCATCCTAGCTGCCGCAACTCCGTTGCCCCTCGACCTCTCGGAGTGGCTGTTTGCGGGCATCTATGGCGGGACCGGCGTTCACCTCGCCAAGTGCAAAACCCTCAACCTCGAAGTGCCCGCCGACGCCGAGATGATTCTCGAAGGCACCATCACCCCCGGCGAGACGGCAGTAGACGGCCCCGCGGGCGATCACATGGGATTCTATGGCGGCGTGAACGAAGCCGCGCCCCTGATTCGCTTCCACTGCGTCACCCACCGCAAAGACCCGATCTATCTCACCACCTTCAGCGGCCGCCCTCCCAAAGAGGACGCCATGATGGCCCTGGCCCTCAACCGCATCTACACGCCGATTTTGCGCCAGCAGGTGCCGGAGATCGTCGACTTTTTCTTGCCCATGGAGACCCTCAGCTACAAGGCCGCGGTGATTTCCATCGACAAGTCCTATCCCGGTCAGGCTCGCCGAGCGGCCCTCGCTTTCTGGAGCGCCCTGCCCCAGTTCAACTACACCAAGTTCGTGGTGGTGGTGGACAAGGACATCAATATCCGAGATCCTCGCCAGGTCGTGTGGTCGATCGCCTCCAAAGTCGACCCGGCGCGCGACGTGTTTATCCTGCCCGATACGCCCTTTGACTCGCTGGACTTCGCGACGGAAAAGGCCGGTCTGGGCGGCCGCATGGGCATCGACGCCACGACCAAGGTCTACCCCGAAACCGATCGCGTCTGGAATGAGCCCCTCGAGTCGGACCCGGAGACGGCGGCGCTCGTGGAGCGGCGCTGGGCTGAATATGGGTTGGCAGACCTGAGTTTGGGCGAGGTCGATCCCAACCTGTTTGGCTACGACATTCGCTAG
- the hppD gene encoding 4-hydroxyphenylpyruvate dioxygenase: MKIDHVHFFVEDAIASRDWFVQVLGFQFVARGSSDHSQTEVVRSGPITLLLSSAVTLDSPVAAFLHHYSPGVADVAWQVPTLHPVLERAIAAQAKVTRPWTEARTSQGCLKLAQIQGWGSLRHTLIERQGVTPLLPDWGLETGAIADPLEGDRARHSSTQAALFDHIDHTVLNVAPGDLDRALGWYERALGFERQQSFAIQTERSSLRSQVLMHPASGMRLPVNEPTSPNSQVQEFLNFHGGPGIQHIALATPNLIQTVATLRSRLAFLVVPPTYYQQLHQRYDQPLPAVDWRAIAEQQILVDWQEDCPEALLLQTFTQPIFGQPTFFFELIERRICLQNGQHYQVQGFGEGNFQALFEAIEREQMQRGSL, from the coding sequence ATGAAAATCGACCACGTTCATTTTTTTGTAGAGGATGCGATCGCCTCTCGGGACTGGTTTGTGCAGGTTTTAGGGTTTCAGTTCGTTGCGCGGGGCTCTAGCGACCACTCTCAAACGGAAGTCGTCCGTAGCGGCCCCATTACCCTTCTGCTCTCCTCAGCAGTGACTCTCGACAGTCCAGTCGCGGCGTTTCTGCACCACTATTCGCCAGGGGTGGCCGATGTGGCCTGGCAGGTTCCGACGCTGCATCCTGTGCTGGAGCGGGCGATCGCCGCCCAAGCCAAGGTGACTCGCCCCTGGACCGAAGCCCGAACCTCGCAGGGTTGCCTGAAACTGGCCCAAATCCAGGGCTGGGGATCGCTGCGCCACACGCTGATCGAGCGCCAGGGCGTCACGCCCCTGCTGCCGGACTGGGGCCTAGAGACTGGCGCGATCGCAGACCCCCTCGAAGGCGATCGCGCCCGCCACAGCTCGACCCAGGCTGCTCTCTTTGATCACATTGACCACACGGTGCTAAACGTTGCGCCGGGGGATCTGGATCGGGCTCTGGGCTGGTACGAGCGGGCTCTGGGCTTTGAGCGCCAACAGTCCTTCGCGATTCAGACGGAGCGATCGTCGCTCCGGAGCCAGGTGCTGATGCATCCCGCCTCCGGCATGCGTCTACCCGTGAATGAGCCGACCTCGCCCAATTCCCAGGTGCAGGAATTCTTGAACTTCCACGGGGGGCCGGGAATTCAGCACATTGCCCTGGCAACGCCGAACTTGATCCAAACCGTCGCGACCCTGCGATCGCGCCTTGCCTTTCTTGTTGTCCCGCCGACCTACTACCAACAGCTCCACCAGCGCTACGATCAGCCGCTGCCCGCCGTGGATTGGCGGGCGATCGCCGAGCAGCAAATTCTCGTGGATTGGCAAGAGGACTGCCCCGAAGCTTTGCTCTTGCAGACCTTCACTCAGCCTATTTTTGGTCAGCCCACCTTCTTTTTTGAGCTGATCGAGCGGCGGATCTGCCTGCAAAATGGCCAGCACTACCAAGTGCAGGGCTTTGGCGAAGGCAACTTTCAGGCGCTGTTTGAAGCCATCGAGCGTGAGCAAATGCAGCGCGGCAGTTTGTGA
- a CDS encoding HAD family hydrolase: protein MLRIITDFDGPIMDVSERYYRVYQFCLDEVRRSEQTVRCLSKAEFWRCKRAQVPEREIGRMSGLDDQQALEFTRLRRETVHTLPYLSYDRPTETAIASLERIQQAGIDLVVMTMRRVRELNHAFEENDLARFFPADRRYCLPDDYVKTGDVRDKPLLMARAIEELPPASYVCMIGDTEADIAAAKSQDIPAIAVLSGIRDRDRLEQHGPDLIVQDLSEALDRFLDGALQSARLA, encoded by the coding sequence ATGCTGAGAATTATTACTGACTTCGACGGTCCAATCATGGACGTTTCAGAGCGCTACTATCGCGTGTACCAGTTCTGCCTGGACGAGGTTCGCCGCTCTGAGCAGACGGTCCGCTGCCTGTCCAAGGCGGAATTTTGGCGCTGCAAGCGGGCTCAGGTGCCTGAGCGAGAAATTGGCCGCATGTCAGGCCTCGATGATCAGCAGGCCCTTGAGTTTACCCGCCTGCGTCGCGAGACGGTCCATACCCTGCCCTATCTCAGCTACGATCGCCCCACCGAAACGGCGATCGCCTCCCTAGAGCGCATCCAGCAAGCCGGAATCGACCTGGTGGTGATGACCATGCGTCGGGTGCGCGAACTGAACCACGCCTTCGAAGAGAACGACTTGGCCCGCTTTTTTCCCGCCGATCGTCGCTACTGCCTGCCCGATGACTACGTCAAAACCGGGGACGTACGCGACAAGCCTCTCCTGATGGCGCGCGCCATCGAGGAGCTGCCGCCCGCCAGCTATGTCTGCATGATCGGCGACACCGAAGCTGACATTGCGGCAGCCAAGTCCCAAGACATCCCGGCGATCGCCGTCCTCTCGGGAATCCGCGATCGCGATCGCCTAGAGCAGCATGGTCCTGACCTCATTGTTCAGGACCTCAGCGAAGCGCTCGATCGATTCCTCGACGGCGCCCTGCAGTCTGCCCGACTAGCGTAG
- a CDS encoding CPP1-like family protein has protein sequence MSDLTPYEQLGVTEESSFEEIQDARNRLMGEHQDDQKLVESIEAAYDAVLMDRLRLRQEGRIKVPERIRFPEKLAQAAAKPAPEPPKTPAWMQQMVDTPSRTEILWSAGVFLALGALSLSSPSLALALAAGANLYFLNRKENKFGRAVLLSLVGLLGGIFLGVAFETVLKPSLLPGGWSEGTFPALITMVVLWVVSSFLR, from the coding sequence ATGAGCGATCTCACTCCCTACGAGCAGCTTGGGGTTACAGAAGAGTCCTCTTTCGAGGAAATTCAGGATGCTCGCAACCGGCTCATGGGTGAGCACCAAGATGACCAAAAACTGGTTGAAAGTATCGAGGCGGCCTACGACGCAGTATTGATGGATCGGCTGCGGCTGCGCCAAGAGGGACGCATCAAAGTGCCAGAGCGCATTCGTTTCCCCGAAAAGCTGGCCCAGGCAGCGGCTAAGCCTGCGCCTGAGCCACCCAAAACCCCGGCATGGATGCAGCAAATGGTAGACACGCCCAGCCGGACCGAGATTTTGTGGTCGGCGGGGGTGTTTCTAGCGCTGGGCGCCCTGAGTCTGAGCAGCCCTTCGCTGGCGCTGGCGCTGGCTGCGGGGGCAAACCTCTATTTCCTCAATCGCAAGGAAAACAAGTTTGGCCGGGCCGTGCTGCTGTCGCTGGTAGGGCTGCTGGGCGGTATTTTCTTGGGAGTGGCGTTTGAAACGGTGCTGAAACCATCGCTGCTGCCGGGAGGATGGAGTGAAGGGACTTTCCCGGCGCTGATCACGATGGTTGTGCTGTGGGTTGTCAGTAGCTTCCTACGCTAG
- a CDS encoding response regulator transcription factor: protein MATAKILVVDDDPAIRNLIHRFLGRQGFQMESAADGKSAMALFEQFNPDLVVLDVNLPDANGYNLCQEMQSRTGVFVLMLTSRTDEADKIRGFSQGADDYLTKPFSLGELGVRVGAILKRQRVVTTVEQQCLTFDRLVIDPVRREVLLDEAVIPLTALEFDLLHFLASHPGRVWRRAELIQEVWDYDYVGDQRVVDVHIGQIRKKIETDVSQPSLIQTVRGVGYKFESPGMLSSDES, encoded by the coding sequence ATGGCCACAGCCAAGATCCTTGTCGTTGATGATGATCCTGCGATCCGCAATCTGATCCACCGCTTTTTGGGAAGGCAGGGATTCCAAATGGAGTCTGCCGCAGATGGCAAATCGGCCATGGCCCTGTTTGAGCAGTTCAACCCGGATTTGGTGGTTCTGGATGTCAACTTGCCCGACGCGAACGGCTACAACCTCTGCCAAGAGATGCAGAGCCGTACGGGAGTTTTTGTGTTGATGTTGACGAGCCGCACGGATGAGGCCGACAAAATCCGTGGCTTTAGCCAGGGGGCCGACGACTACCTGACTAAGCCCTTTAGTTTGGGTGAGTTGGGGGTGCGCGTTGGGGCGATTTTGAAGCGCCAGCGGGTGGTGACGACGGTTGAGCAGCAGTGCCTGACCTTCGATCGCTTGGTGATTGACCCGGTGCGGCGAGAGGTGCTCCTCGATGAGGCGGTGATCCCGCTGACTGCGCTGGAGTTTGACCTTTTGCACTTTTTGGCGAGCCATCCGGGGCGAGTCTGGCGCCGCGCTGAGCTGATTCAGGAGGTGTGGGATTATGACTACGTTGGAGACCAGCGAGTTGTAGATGTCCACATCGGCCAGATTCGCAAGAAGATTGAGACCGATGTCAGTCAGCCGTCGTTGATTCAGACGGTGCGGGGCGTGGGGTACAAGTTTGAGTCCCCTGGCATGTTGAGTTCTGATGAGTCATGA
- the lpxD gene encoding UDP-3-O-(3-hydroxymyristoyl)glucosamine N-acyltransferase, which translates to MRFSELVQALEATDRSSLAIAPKLNPDIVGVAAVREASAGTLSYIEGDQFASAVATTQASALILPRNPTLQEQAIAREVAWISAPDPRLVFAKAITLFYRPFRPEPGIHPSAVIHPSAKLGDNLYIGPHAVIQADVELGSDVCVHPNVVVYPGAKVGDRTVLHANCVIHERAQVGADCVIHSGAVVGSEGFGFVPTPQGWFKMDQSGIVVLEDGVEVGCNSTIDRPAVGETRIGQDTKLDNLVHVGHGVRIGRSCALAAQVGLAGGVTVGDRVLLAGQVGVANQAKIGNGVIATAKTGIHGEVPDGQVISGGTPPLPNKLWLRTSAVYGRLAEIYQTVRRLEKALGDRPKHD; encoded by the coding sequence ATGAGATTTAGCGAGTTAGTTCAGGCCCTAGAGGCGACAGATCGCAGTAGCCTTGCGATCGCTCCCAAATTGAATCCAGACATTGTTGGGGTCGCGGCGGTGCGAGAGGCCTCGGCTGGCACCCTGAGCTATATCGAAGGCGATCAGTTTGCCTCGGCGGTGGCGACGACTCAGGCCAGTGCGCTGATTTTGCCGCGAAATCCGACGCTGCAAGAGCAGGCGATCGCCCGAGAGGTGGCCTGGATTTCGGCGCCGGATCCGCGTTTGGTGTTTGCGAAGGCGATTACGCTGTTTTATCGGCCTTTTCGGCCCGAGCCGGGGATTCATCCCTCGGCGGTGATCCATCCGTCGGCGAAGCTGGGAGATAACCTCTACATCGGTCCCCACGCGGTCATTCAGGCGGATGTGGAGTTGGGGAGTGATGTGTGTGTCCACCCAAACGTGGTGGTTTATCCAGGGGCGAAAGTGGGCGATCGCACCGTGCTGCATGCAAACTGCGTGATCCACGAGCGGGCCCAGGTCGGGGCAGACTGCGTGATCCATAGCGGCGCTGTGGTTGGTTCCGAAGGGTTTGGCTTCGTGCCAACGCCCCAAGGCTGGTTCAAGATGGACCAGTCTGGAATTGTGGTGCTCGAAGACGGCGTCGAAGTGGGCTGCAACAGCACCATTGATCGGCCGGCCGTGGGCGAGACCCGCATTGGCCAAGACACCAAACTCGATAACTTGGTGCATGTGGGCCACGGCGTCAGAATTGGCCGCAGCTGTGCCCTCGCGGCCCAAGTAGGCTTGGCCGGCGGCGTGACGGTAGGCGATCGCGTCTTGCTCGCAGGCCAGGTCGGCGTCGCCAACCAGGCCAAAATTGGCAACGGAGTCATCGCCACCGCCAAAACGGGAATCCATGGCGAAGTCCCCGATGGCCAAGTCATCTCGGGCGGGACGCCTCCGCTGCCCAACAAGCTGTGGCTGCGGACCTCAGCCGTCTATGGCCGCCTCGCTGAGATTTATCAAACGGTGCGTCGCCTCGAAAAGGCTTTAGGCGATCGCCCCAAACACGACTAG
- a CDS encoding RNA polymerase sigma factor SigF — MANQSSLRSQGLELLIAYHQNPSIAVRNRLVRLNAGLVRKIAHRVSHQCAEPYEDLEQIGYLGLIRAIERFDPTQGCAFSSFAVPYIRGEMLHFLRDRASSVKVPRRWQDLYKEGQRVRTQLSRDLGRQPSDFEIAETIGIAVGEWQEIKLSAKNRTPLSLDATVCQQADSQITLGETLPDAHYQVLQRLEEDRQQLQRALNQLEDKTRAAIEFVFLNGMSRKEVAERIGVSPMTVTRRIQRGVQQMVVFLQPQVLQTDP, encoded by the coding sequence ATGGCTAATCAATCGTCGCTGCGCTCTCAAGGTTTGGAACTCCTCATTGCGTACCACCAAAATCCTTCCATTGCTGTTCGCAATCGGCTTGTGCGCCTCAATGCAGGCCTGGTTCGCAAGATTGCCCATCGTGTCAGCCATCAGTGTGCAGAACCCTACGAAGATCTCGAGCAGATTGGCTACTTGGGGCTGATTCGCGCGATTGAGCGCTTCGATCCGACTCAGGGCTGTGCTTTCAGCTCGTTTGCTGTCCCCTATATTCGCGGCGAAATGCTGCACTTCCTGCGCGATCGCGCGAGCTCTGTGAAGGTCCCGCGTCGTTGGCAAGACCTGTATAAAGAAGGACAGCGGGTGCGGACGCAGCTCAGTCGCGATCTGGGCCGCCAACCGTCTGATTTTGAAATTGCCGAAACGATTGGCATTGCGGTGGGCGAGTGGCAGGAAATCAAGCTGTCGGCCAAGAACCGCACGCCTCTGAGCCTCGATGCGACGGTTTGCCAGCAGGCTGACTCCCAAATCACCCTGGGGGAAACGCTGCCGGATGCGCACTACCAGGTGCTGCAACGCCTCGAAGAAGACCGCCAGCAGCTTCAGCGTGCTCTCAATCAGCTCGAAGACAAAACGCGAGCCGCGATCGAGTTTGTGTTTCTCAACGGTATGTCTCGTAAAGAAGTGGCCGAGCGCATTGGGGTTAGCCCGATGACGGTGACTCGTCGCATTCAGCGCGGGGTTCAGCAGATGGTGGTATTTCTGCAACCGCAAGTTCTTCAGACAGACCCGTAG
- a CDS encoding HhoA/HhoB/HtrA family serine endopeptidase — MDSNPVDTTKSSANSDRASSSQKWKQTGRYLSLLLLGAAAVVVGERTLLMDGSEIPAAIAQQVTPGGSSSRILQSGAADNNFIVDAVQQVGPAVVRIDASRTVKTQLPAIFQDPFFQDFFGPRIQGIPEEREERGTGSGFIINSDGLILTNSHVVNQADTVTVTLKGGRQLEGRVLGEDPLTDLAVVKIEASNLPTVSLGDSNSLQPGEWAIAIGNPLGLDNTVTVGIISATDRTSGDVGVPDKRVGFIQTDAAINPGNSGGPLLNARGQVIGVNTAIIGGAQGLGFAIPINTAQRIADQLIANGKVDHPYLGIEMVNLTPEIQQELNRSNRGEFQISASEGVLVVRVVPNSPAAQSGLRPGDVIQRINDQAVETSEEVQRLVENSQVGQPLSVSVARRGGPVTLSVRPGAFPVRSAQAQ; from the coding sequence ATGGACTCCAATCCTGTGGATACTACAAAGTCTTCAGCAAACAGCGATCGCGCGTCCAGCTCCCAAAAGTGGAAGCAGACTGGGCGCTATCTCTCTCTTTTGCTGCTGGGTGCGGCTGCAGTGGTTGTGGGTGAACGCACCTTATTGATGGACGGATCTGAGATTCCGGCGGCGATCGCCCAGCAAGTCACGCCCGGCGGCAGCTCTAGCCGAATTTTGCAGTCGGGAGCCGCTGACAATAACTTCATTGTGGACGCGGTTCAGCAGGTCGGCCCGGCGGTGGTGCGCATCGACGCGTCCCGGACCGTCAAAACGCAGCTGCCCGCGATTTTCCAAGATCCCTTTTTCCAAGATTTCTTTGGCCCGCGCATTCAGGGCATCCCAGAAGAGCGCGAGGAGCGAGGCACCGGATCTGGCTTCATCATTAATTCTGACGGCCTCATTCTCACCAACTCCCACGTTGTGAATCAGGCGGATACGGTGACGGTGACCCTCAAGGGCGGCCGACAGCTAGAGGGTCGCGTGCTGGGCGAAGATCCGCTGACGGATTTGGCCGTAGTTAAGATCGAGGCGAGCAACCTGCCGACGGTGTCGCTGGGCGACTCCAATAGCCTCCAGCCTGGGGAATGGGCGATCGCCATCGGCAATCCCCTGGGTCTAGACAATACCGTGACCGTTGGGATCATCAGCGCCACCGATCGCACCAGCGGCGATGTTGGAGTCCCGGACAAGCGAGTTGGCTTTATTCAAACAGATGCTGCGATCAATCCCGGTAACTCGGGTGGCCCGCTTCTAAATGCGCGCGGACAAGTCATCGGCGTCAACACGGCCATTATTGGCGGCGCTCAGGGTTTGGGCTTTGCGATTCCGATCAATACGGCCCAGCGCATTGCCGATCAGCTGATTGCCAATGGCAAAGTTGACCATCCCTACCTAGGGATTGAAATGGTCAACCTCACGCCGGAGATTCAGCAAGAGCTAAACCGCTCCAATCGCGGCGAGTTTCAGATCAGCGCTAGCGAAGGGGTGCTGGTCGTGCGAGTTGTGCCCAATTCGCCTGCGGCTCAGTCGGGGCTCCGTCCGGGAGATGTGATTCAGCGCATCAACGACCAGGCGGTGGAGACCTCGGAGGAGGTGCAGCGTCTGGTTGAAAATAGCCAGGTGGGTCAACCGCTGTCTGTTTCAGTGGCTCGTCGCGGTGGTCCTGTGACTTTGAGCGTGCGCCCGGGGGCCTTCCCGGTGCGATCGGCTCAGGCCCAGTAG
- the def gene encoding peptide deformylase: MAFQRAIARVGDPTLRQSARCVASVNEPDTQTLIDDLLLTMELAGGVGIAAPQVSAGDRLFIVASRPNARYPNAPQMEPTPMINPIIVAHSADQEKGWEGCLSVPGVRGLVPRYSCVQVEYLDRAGNLQTQHLTGFIARIFQHELDHLDGILLIDRVESDQDLLTEAAFRQQILGEAIA; this comes from the coding sequence ATGGCTTTTCAGCGAGCGATCGCCCGAGTGGGCGACCCGACTCTTCGTCAATCAGCGCGCTGCGTGGCATCGGTGAACGAACCGGACACGCAGACGCTGATCGATGACTTGCTGTTGACGATGGAGTTGGCAGGGGGCGTTGGCATTGCAGCGCCTCAGGTGTCTGCGGGCGATCGCCTGTTTATTGTGGCTTCCAGGCCCAACGCCCGCTATCCCAACGCGCCCCAGATGGAGCCGACGCCCATGATCAACCCGATCATTGTGGCCCACTCAGCAGATCAAGAAAAAGGCTGGGAAGGCTGTCTGAGCGTGCCGGGTGTTCGAGGCTTGGTGCCGCGATATTCCTGCGTCCAGGTCGAATATCTCGATCGAGCCGGTAACCTGCAAACCCAGCACCTCACAGGCTTTATTGCCCGGATTTTTCAGCACGAGCTGGATCACCTCGATGGCATCTTATTGATCGATCGGGTGGAGAGTGACCAAGATTTGCTGACCGAGGCGGCGTTTCGTCAGCAGATTTTGGGCGAGGCGATCGCCTAG